The proteins below come from a single Candidatus Flexicrinis affinis genomic window:
- a CDS encoding DUF2200 family protein: MPPPRWGRSRITGRAWDRTEWVFINAICGLNISGGDTFYLTGGMNPSRALITGVICGIRVENIEEPLMREIRNLDKLVDELAKGKTIEKILRAG, from the coding sequence TTGCCCCCACCCCGGTGGGGCAGATCGCGTATTACGGGACGTGCATGGGACCGGACGGAATGGGTTTTTATCAACGCCATCTGCGGCCTGAACATCTCCGGCGGCGATACATTCTACCTCACCGGTGGTATGAATCCGTCGCGGGCGCTGATCACCGGCGTGATTTGCGGCATCCGCGTGGAGAACATCGAAGAGCCGCTGATGCGCGAGATCCGCAATCTGGACAAGCTGGTCGATGAACTCGCCAAAGGCAAGACGATCGAGAAGATCTTACGCGCGGGGTAG
- a CDS encoding SAM-dependent DNA methyltransferase → MVDAMLDLVKDETERIDSRFLEPACGSGNFLVRVLQRKLAAVELKYGKSDFEKRHYALLAVMCIYGIELLADNIAECRANMLEILADYLKLTESDDLYRAASNVLSQNLVHGDALKMRTHDDQPITFAEWGYLGKGKFQRRDFSLMNLSKSSTFSSKGTLFVRPSNHEIFTPVRTYAPMTVRELSSFVYGDASRETL, encoded by the coding sequence ATGGTCGACGCCATGCTCGATCTGGTGAAAGACGAAACAGAGCGCATCGACTCGCGCTTTCTGGAGCCTGCGTGCGGCAGCGGCAACTTCCTTGTCCGCGTCTTGCAGCGCAAGCTCGCCGCCGTCGAACTCAAATACGGGAAATCCGATTTCGAGAAGCGGCACTACGCGCTGCTTGCCGTAATGTGTATTTACGGCATCGAGCTGCTGGCGGACAACATCGCCGAGTGCCGGGCGAACATGCTGGAGATCCTCGCCGACTATCTGAAGCTCACCGAGTCGGACGACCTCTACCGCGCGGCGTCCAACGTGCTGTCGCAGAACCTTGTCCACGGCGACGCCCTGAAGATGCGGACCCATGATGATCAGCCCATCACCTTCGCGGAATGGGGGTATTTGGGCAAGGGCAAGTTCCAGCGGCGCGACTTTAGCCTAATGAATCTCAGCAAGTCATCAACATTCAGCTCTAAAGGTACGCTCTTCGTCCGACCTAGCAATCACGAGATCTTCACACCGGTCAGAACATACGCGCCGATGACGGTGCGGGAGTTGTCCAGTTTCGTGTACGGCGACGCCTCGAGGGAGACATTATGA
- a CDS encoding GIY-YIG nuclease family protein: MNKTIEEILAPKPEARPRIYAYSIVDTAHKGLLKVGQTTRDVKQRVAEQLKTAAIKNYRIELDEAAERDDGTVFTDHEVRAALARKGFQNPELEWMRCTVEDVRTVITELRTGRRFTGTHHETFAMRREQAEAVNKTHAYFHSIWKEDMHAVPRFLWNAKMRFGKTFTTYQLAKKLGAKRVLVVTFKPAVEDAWQTDLESHVDYDGWQYLSRSSGSDPTQINRHKPVVYFGSCQDLLGRDAAGNIKPKNEWFHTVNWDLVVFDEYHFGAWRETAKELFEGEEEAVAKKEAKLEYGKNLENLNEDLSELSEKETEFLPITTKAYLYLSGTPFKALATGEFIEEQIFNWTYTDEQRAKEAFAASHPGQWNPYGALPQMRLLTYQMPDELLAIASAGEFDEFDLNAFFEASGTGAKAQFKHKSDVQKWLDIIRGAYAPKSVEHLKTGTRPPFPYSDVRLLPYLQHSFWFLPNVAACHAMANLLAEKHNTFWHDYKVVVAPAPSAGIGLEALPPVRRAIGSGFETKTITLSCGKLTTGVTVPQWSSILMLRNLKSPETYFQAAFRVQSPWSIKNPNGDNPNEEEILKPVCFVFDFAPTRALRQLSEYGIGLSPNEPNPENAVKDLVSFLPVLAYDGANMTQIDAGGILDIAMAGTSATLLARKWESALLVNVDNDTLRRILDNPEAMAAVERIEGWRALGDNIIETIINKSEKVKELKNKAKDKELTAKQKKQLTEEEKEYKSKRKLVQEKLIKFATRIPAFMYLTDFRENTLQDVITKLEPDLFLAVTGLTVKDFHLLVQLKVFNTEQMNQAVFAFRRYEDASLRYTGIDSHPDLVHYGLYDTVVARE, translated from the coding sequence ATGAATAAGACCATCGAGGAAATCCTCGCGCCCAAGCCAGAAGCCCGGCCGCGCATCTACGCCTACTCGATTGTCGACACGGCGCACAAGGGGCTGCTCAAGGTGGGCCAGACCACGCGCGACGTGAAGCAGCGCGTCGCCGAGCAGCTCAAGACCGCCGCCATCAAGAACTACCGCATCGAGCTGGACGAGGCCGCCGAGCGCGACGACGGCACGGTCTTCACCGACCACGAGGTGCGCGCCGCGCTTGCGAGGAAGGGCTTCCAGAACCCCGAGCTAGAATGGATGCGCTGCACGGTCGAGGACGTAAGGACCGTCATTACCGAACTGCGCACAGGCCGGCGCTTCACCGGCACGCATCACGAGACGTTCGCGATGCGCCGCGAGCAGGCCGAGGCCGTGAACAAGACGCACGCCTACTTCCACTCCATCTGGAAGGAGGACATGCACGCCGTCCCGCGCTTCCTCTGGAACGCGAAGATGCGCTTCGGCAAGACCTTCACCACCTACCAGCTCGCCAAGAAGCTCGGCGCCAAGCGCGTGCTCGTGGTCACCTTCAAGCCCGCCGTCGAGGATGCGTGGCAGACGGACCTCGAATCCCACGTGGACTACGATGGCTGGCAGTACCTGTCGCGATCTTCCGGCAGCGACCCGACACAGATCAACCGCCACAAGCCGGTCGTGTATTTCGGCTCCTGTCAGGACCTGCTCGGCCGCGACGCGGCGGGGAACATCAAGCCGAAGAACGAGTGGTTCCACACGGTGAATTGGGACCTGGTGGTCTTCGACGAATACCACTTCGGCGCCTGGCGTGAAACCGCCAAGGAGCTGTTCGAGGGCGAGGAGGAGGCGGTCGCCAAGAAGGAGGCCAAGCTCGAATACGGCAAGAACCTCGAAAACCTGAATGAAGACCTCAGCGAGCTCTCGGAGAAGGAGACCGAGTTCCTGCCCATCACCACCAAGGCCTACCTCTACCTGTCCGGCACGCCGTTCAAGGCGCTGGCCACGGGCGAGTTCATCGAAGAACAGATCTTCAACTGGACCTACACCGACGAGCAGCGCGCCAAGGAAGCGTTTGCGGCCAGCCATCCCGGCCAATGGAACCCCTACGGCGCACTGCCGCAGATGCGCCTGCTGACCTACCAGATGCCGGACGAACTGCTGGCCATCGCCAGCGCCGGGGAGTTCGACGAGTTCGATCTCAACGCGTTCTTCGAGGCATCGGGCACGGGCGCCAAGGCGCAGTTCAAACACAAGAGCGACGTGCAGAAATGGCTGGACATCATCCGCGGCGCCTACGCGCCCAAGTCCGTGGAGCATCTGAAAACCGGCACGCGGCCGCCGTTTCCGTATTCGGATGTGCGCCTGCTGCCGTATCTCCAGCACTCGTTCTGGTTCCTGCCCAACGTCGCGGCCTGCCACGCGATGGCGAACCTGCTGGCCGAGAAGCACAACACCTTCTGGCACGACTACAAGGTGGTCGTCGCGCCGGCACCTTCGGCCGGCATCGGGCTGGAGGCGTTGCCGCCGGTGCGCAGGGCCATCGGCAGCGGATTCGAGACCAAGACCATCACGCTCTCGTGCGGCAAGCTGACCACCGGCGTCACCGTGCCGCAGTGGTCATCGATTCTGATGCTGCGCAACCTCAAGTCGCCGGAGACCTACTTTCAGGCCGCGTTCCGCGTGCAGTCGCCGTGGTCCATCAAGAACCCCAACGGCGACAACCCGAACGAGGAGGAGATCCTCAAGCCGGTCTGCTTCGTGTTCGACTTCGCGCCCACGCGCGCGCTGCGGCAGCTTTCCGAGTACGGCATCGGCCTGTCGCCCAACGAGCCGAACCCGGAGAACGCGGTCAAGGACCTCGTGTCGTTCCTGCCCGTGCTGGCCTACGACGGCGCGAACATGACGCAGATCGACGCGGGCGGCATTCTCGACATCGCGATGGCGGGCACCTCGGCCACGCTGCTGGCGCGCAAGTGGGAGAGCGCGCTGCTGGTGAACGTGGACAACGACACCCTGCGCCGCATCCTGGACAACCCCGAGGCGATGGCCGCCGTGGAGCGCATCGAGGGCTGGCGCGCGCTGGGCGACAACATCATCGAGACCATCATCAACAAGAGCGAGAAGGTCAAGGAACTCAAGAACAAGGCCAAGGACAAGGAGCTGACAGCCAAGCAGAAGAAGCAGCTCACCGAGGAGGAGAAGGAATACAAGTCCAAGCGCAAGCTCGTGCAGGAGAAGCTGATCAAGTTCGCGACGCGCATCCCGGCGTTCATGTACCTGACCGACTTCCGCGAGAACACGCTGCAGGACGTGATCACCAAGCTGGAACCGGACCTGTTCCTGGCCGTCACCGGCCTGACGGTGAAGGACTTCCACCTGCTTGTGCAGCTCAAGGTGTTCAACACCGAGCAAATGAACCAGGCCGTCTTTGCGTTCCGGCGCTACGAAGACGCGTCACTCCGCTACACCGGCATCGATAGTCACCCGGATCTCGTCCATTACGGTTTGTACGACACCGTCGTGGCGAGGGAGTGA